Within Longimicrobium sp., the genomic segment GCGGTCCGAGGTGCACCAGCTGCGGCGGCGGTAGAAGGGGAGGGCCCCCTCCCCCCGGCCCCCTCCCCCGCCTGCGGGGGCGCAGGGCGGGTGAGGGGGAGACAACCGTGCGCGCCGCAGAGATCCCGTAGGGGCGCGATTTATCGCGCCCGTGCCTGACGCTGCTCCGCCGCCCGCCCTTTACACCCCTGCCCGTAGGGGCAGACCTGCGTGTCTGCCCACCGCCCGCCACGCTCCGACCACCGCTGCGCACACCGACCCACGTAGGGGCTGCCCCACGTGGCTGCCCGTGCCCGCCGGGACGACGCGCCCTGCAACGTGGGCCCCTGCGCCGGCCAGGCACGGGCGCGATAAACCGCGCCGGTGCGAGATTCGTGTGGCGCGGCCAGATGCACGCGCACGCCCCTCCCCCAGGTTGTTTTGGGGGAGGGGCCGCGAGGAACGAGCGGGGGAGGGGGCCCCTCCGCCCGCAAAAAGGCCCCCGGCACATCGCCGGGGGCCTCTTCCGTCACGCGCATCCGAAGACCAGGCTCAGCCCTCGTCTTCCTTGCTCTCCGCCATCTGCGCGAGCGTGGTCATCGACTTGATCTTGAGCTTGCGCTCGCCGCGCGGAAGGGTGAGGGACACGGTCTCGCCCTTCTTCTTCCCCATCAGCGCCTGCCCGAGCGGCGACGCCACCGAGATCTGGCCGCTGTCGATGTCGATGTAGTCGCCGAAGACGAGCGAGTACGTCTCCTCCTCGCGGGTGCGCATGTCAACGACGGTCACGCGCGAGCCGAAGCCGATCCGGTCCGAGGGGATCTGCGACATGTCGATCTTGGAGAGCTCGCCGGCGCGGCGCGTCAGGTGGTTGAGGCGCGCCTGCACGAACTGCTGCCGCTCCAGCGCCGCCTTGTACTCCGAGTTCTCCCGGAGGTCGCCATGCTCCACCGCCTTTTTGATCGCCTGCGGCAGCGTCACTTGGAGCTCGTGCGTGAGCCGTTCGATCTCTTCGCCCAGCTTGTTCTTGAGCTCTTCCAGCATCGTCGCACTTGGTAAAAACGTAGCGTGCGCCCCGCAGTATGCGGGGCGCACAAGGGGACCAATCCATAATGTAACAGCGCCAGCCCTCATCGCGCCAGCGACGGCCCACTACGCGCAGCGGTTGGCCCCTGGCACCCAGGTGGGCCCGTTGCGCAGCGTGCCGTCGTTCCCGCTCCCGCTGGCGTCCCGGACGATCGTTCCCGCCCCTTCGTCGAACCGGTAGTCCGCGATCAGCCCGAACTGCTGCCGCGCCACGCAGCCCCTCGCTGCCTCGGCGATCTGATCGGCGGTGCGGGCCGATCTCCAGACCCGCACCTCGTGCACCAGGCCCGCGAACGCAAAGACCGGCGCCCCGTCCGGCCCCGTGTTGTTCACGCGGTTGGCGCCGATGCGGAGCGGTCCGTTGGTCGTCAGGATGAAGGAAGCGAACCCCGTCCGCTGCAGCACGCCGTTCACGTACAGGTGGAAAGCCGCAAAGGAGCGGACGATCGCCACGTGAGTCCAGTCGGTCCCGACCCGGGCGGTGGAGGTGACGATCGTCGTGTTGGAGTTCGGGTGATCCCTCGCGAAGGCGTTCACCCGGTCGAATTCGTCGAAGTAGATCGCGACGTCGTGCTCGGAGTCGGCGAACACGTCCTTTCTCGTCATCACGTCTTCACGCGTCCCGGTGCGGTCGCGCTTCAGCCAGATCTCCCAGGTGAAGTCGCCCGTGCCGGGCGCGATGGTGGGACTGTTGGGGACCTGCACGTAGTCGTCGACGCCGTCGAAGCGGAGCGCGCGCGGAGCGAGCGCCGCGACCGAAAAGGTGGCGGAGCGCGGACCCGCCGTGGTGACCGCCGTGGCCGAGACGGTGTATTGCCCGATCGCCGTCGCCGGGGTCCACGATGCGCTCACACTGCCGTCCGCGCCGGATACGACCTGGGCAGGGGTGACGGTTCCGCTGCTTGCGGACCACTCCACCGTCACGCCGGGAACTCCTTTCCCTCGCGCGTCGAGAACCCGAGCCGTCAGGGGCACCGCGACATCGGAAGCGAACGGTGCGGAGGCCGATGCGCCGGCAACGGCGCGCACCTCCACGGGCGGTCCGGGCGGCTCGGAAGTGGTTCCGCCTTTGCACGCCGCCGCGGCCAGGAGAAGGGCACAGCCGCCGAATCGTAGATGCGCGATCATAAATCAGCTCCGGTGAGGGAAGTCCACGGAGCTGAGCAAGAACGTTGCCTCTATCGTCTTTTCCACGGCGGCGGGTTATTCTGACGCACGATCCAGCCAGGCCACCCGCTTCGCCCCGACACCATCCGATGCACAAGAACAGCACCCGTCTCTTCCAGCACTACGCGAAGTCGTTTTTCACGCCGGGCGCGCGGGTCCTGGAGATCGGGCCCGACCGCCACCCGTCCACCTATCGCTCGCTGCTGGAGGCGGAGTTCGCGTGCTGGGACACGCTGGACGCCTTTCCGCGCACCGACGTGCCGCTCACGTACCTGGCCAAGTCCGAGTACGAGTTTCCGGTGGCGGACGACAGCTACGACATCGTGTTCTCGGCCCAGGTGATCGAGCACGTGCGCAAGATCTGGCGCTGGATGCCGGAGCTGAGCCGCGTGTGCCGGCCGGGCGGGGTGGTGATCACCATCAACCCCGTGAGCTGGCACTACCACGAGTCGCCGGTGGACTGCTGGCGGATCTACCCGGAGGGGATGCGCGCCCTGAGCGACGACGCCGGGCTCGACGTGGTGCTCAGCGAGTGGGGGAGCATCGAGATGCAGGGGATCGAGAAGCGCGCCCCGCGGCTCGTCCGCAAGCAGCAGGTCTTCCAGCGCCTCTCCGGCCTGATCGGCATGCTGAACGCGACGGTGAAGTTCCCCGTCGAAGCCGCGTACGATACCATCACCGTGGCACGCAAGCGGCCTCCTCCCTGAGCGCGACGGAGAAAAGCCTCACATAGAGAAGCCGCAGAGAAATCCTTTGTTGCGGTTCTCTCTGTGTCTCTGTGTCTCTGTGTGAGCCAAAGCAGTTGCGGGTCTCTGCGCCTCCGCGTCTCCGCGTGAGACACCTATTCCGTAGCACGGCGGCGGGCCGCGAGGAGGAGGGCAGGGAGCGCTTCGCCGACGATGGTCCAGAGGCGCGCGGCGACGGCGAGCGCGGCGCCCACGCCCGGGGGCACCAGGCCCGCGAGGAGGAGGGCGAGCGCGCCTTCCTTGAACCCCGCACCCGCCGGCGCGATCACCACCACGTAGCCCACGATGAAGGCCAGCGCGTTCATCGCCGTCACCGCGCCCAGCGCGGAGAGCGGGAGCGTGACGAAGGCGCTCAGGAAGAGGTAGAAGGCGCCGCCGTAGAGGCACCACGAGAGCGCCGAGAGAAGCAGGATCCCCAGCCCGCCGAGCCAGCTTCCCTCCCACCGCGGCATCTCGCGCTTCGTCACGCGCCCGGCCACGCGCAGCCCCGCCGCGATCACGCGCGGGTGCACGGCCAGCAGGGTGAGCGGCGCCATCCAGCGCAGCGCGGGGAGGAAGGGGGCGAGCACCCCGGCCAGCTCCAGCGGGAGGAGCCAGACGCCCACGGCCCCGGCGGAGAGGAGGAGGAAGCCCATCTGGACGAGCAGCGACATCACCGTGATCGCCGGGGTCAGCCCCACGGCGGGGCCGAGCTGCGCCAGCGTCAGGAACTGCCACACCACGCCCGGGATGTAGCGGCTGAGGTTGGAGAGGAACCACGCGCGCGCCAGCGGCCGGAACGGCACCCGCAGCCCGCAAGTCCGCAGCACCAGCCGCCACACCACCACTCCCCACAGCAGCACCACCGAGAGCAGGAGCACCGAGAGAACGAGGAGGCCCGGCCGCAGCGTCCACTCGAACGTGCGCAGCTGGTCCATGTCGCGCACGATGCGGCGCACGATAAAGGCGGCGGCGGCCAGTACCAGCGCCGCCGCCAACCATCGCCGCACCTTCGGGGAGATCGTCACTCCGCCGGCGCCGGCCGAGCGCGCCGCCCGCGGAAGTGCGTCGCCAGCAGGTAGAGCCCGTACGCCGCGAAGATCGCCATGCACGCCAGGTACAGGTACCAGCCGGTGTAGAGCGCCGCCGGCTCGAAGGTAAAGGTTACGCGGTGGGCGCCGGCGGGCACCACGACGCCGCGCAGCGTGTGGTTGGTGCGCAGCAGCTCCGCCTCGCGGCCGTCCACCCGTACCTTCCAGTCCTGGTACCAGTTGTCGGCCAGCACCAGGAGCGCGGCGCGGTTGGCGCTGGTGGACACCTCCACCCGGTTCGGCTCGTAGCGCTGCACCTGCACCGTGCTGGTCAGAGGACCTTCCGGGAGCTGGACGCTGCCGTCCACGTACGCCACCTCCGCCGCGTCCCAGTCCGGCCGCTCCATCTGCGGCAGCGCGGACTCACCCGGCGCGCTCACCGCCCGCGGCACCAGGTAGGCGCGGGGAAGGGCGTTGGGATTCTCGTACACGAGCGCGGAGCCGCGGTACGCCTCGCGCATCCCCTGCAGCTCCACGCCCGCGATCAGCCAGCGGATGTTGCTCGCGCGGAGGATGCCGGGCGCGCCCAGGAAGTTGTGGTAGTCCACGTACGTCTGCTCGCCGGCGCCCAGAAGCTGGTTCCAGCGCTGAAGCTGGTTGCCGTGCTCGCCGGCGGCCTGATCCAGGTTGAAGCGCATCAGGTAGTTGTTGATCTGCCCGCGGTACACCCCCTCCGGCGGCACGGGGAGCACGAAGACGCGGTCGCGGCCCTGCTGCGACTTCAGGAACTCCACCACGTCGTCCGCCGCGAACATCGCCTCCGGCGGCGGCACCGTCTCAAAGAATTTGCGGTCCACGATCCACAGGTCCAGCACCGTCAGGAAGGCGAGCACGGGGACGATCGCGCGTCCCATCCGCCCGCCCATCCACGCCCACAGCACCCCCGCGATGGCCGCCGCGAAGAGCGCGAAGCGGAAGGCGAGCCCGCCCGGGCCGGGCCCCTGCGCGCCCGGCGCCGGCGAGGAGGCCATGATCCCCAGCACCACCCCGACGCCGACCACCCCGGCCATGATCCACAGGGCGGGCGCCATCTGCGGGTCCGGCTCGGTGCTGGCCCGCAGCGTCCGCCGGGCATTGCGCGCGTCCAGCATCGATGCGAGCGCCTCCAGCGTGACGGTCGCCATCGCCACCATCGACATCGACAGCAGGAAGAGCGATACCGACGGCGCGCGGAACTTCTTCGTCCCCGGTAATATCTCGTACCAGAGCCGGTAGATGGGCGTGTGCCCGCCGAACGCGATGGACAGGGTGAAGAGCGCCAGCCCGAAAAAGAACCAGAAGTAGCGGTTGCGCCGCGAGTAGCGGAAGCCGAGCGCCACCAGCAGGAGCACGGTGGCACCCATGTACTCCGTGTGCAGCTTCAGCGGGTTGGTGCCCGTGTACGTGCCGATGAACCCCACCTCCTCCGGAACCGCCAGCGCGGTGATCTCGCGCGGGGGGAAGGCGTACGAGGTGGCGTACTCGTACCCGCGCCCGCCGCCGCCGCGCGGCGACTGATCCACGTAGTCCAGGAACGGGAGGAGGATGACCGACGCGCTCACGAAGGCGAACGCGATGGCCAGCACCCCGTACGCCAGCGTGCGCAGCGCCACCGGACGGCGCTGGAACGACCCCAGGTGCCACATGCAGAACGCGGCCCAGATCGCCACCGCGATCAGGAGGTAGTACGCGGTCTGGAGCTGGAAGCTGAGCAGCGAGCAGGAGATGCAGAACGCCAGCCCGACGAACGGCGCCACCCGGCGCGTGCGCACGCCCATGTGCACGAAGTAGAACGCGAGCGGCGCGAAGCTGCCCACGATGATCCGCCCCTCGTGCCCCGCGAACACCCACGACATCAGGATGCCGGTGAACTGGAACGCCAGCCCCGCCACGAACGCCACCCACCGCCTCGTCCCAGCTCGCGCGACAGGAGGTACGCGCCCAGCCCCGCCAGCCCGAACTGGATGACGAACAGCGCCGGCCAGATCCTGGAGACGGGGAAGATGGCGTCGGCCAGGAAGCGGAACGGGTAGAAGGTGCTCCCCGGGTTGGCGAAGTTGGGAAGCCCGCCGTACACCTCGGGCACCCAGGCGGGGATCTCGCCGCGCGAGAAGCTCTGCGAGATGAACTCGTGGAAGAAGTAGCCGCCCGCCAGCCAGTCCGTCCCGAAGATGGCGCTCCCCGGCATGAAGGCGGGGAAGAAGTACAGGAGCGCGAGGCCGAAGTAGATCGCGGCCGCCAGCCCGGTGCCGGGGAATCGCCCCTCCACGGGCGCAACGGCAACGGGCTTGCTCGGCGGGGGCTGCGTGGCGCGGGGCGTCCTGCTCGGCTTGTTCATCTGCGGATTTCTCGGGCATGGGGAGGCGCCGCCGCGGCGATCGCCTCCAGGAATTCGAGGTGAGCGGATGCTACGTTGTCCCACGAGAAGCGCCGGGCAGACTCGCGCGCGGTGGCGCTGACCCGCGCCCGGCGTTGAGTATCGTCCAGCAGTTCGAGCGCGGCGCGGGCGAGCGCTTCGGCGTCATCCGGCGGCACCAGCACCCCTCCTGCCGGCGGCGCGACCACCTCGCCCACCGCCGCGACGTCGGCCGCGACGACCGGCACTCCCGCCGCCATCGCCTCGGCCGGCACCATCGGCAGCCCCTCCACGCGCGACGGCATCAGCAGCAGGAGGGCGCCGGAGAGCAGCTCCAGCACCTCCGCGCGCTCTGCGCCGGCGCGGATCTCCACGCGCTCCCCCAGCCCCAGCCCCGCGGCCAGCTCGCGGACACGCCCCTCGTCCTTGCCGCGCCCCGCGAGCACCAGGCGGAGATCGGGGCGCTGCGGCGCGATCCGCGCGAAGGAGTCGAGCACCGTGTCGATGCCCTTCTGGTACAGATCGAAGCGGCCGTAGTAGAGGAGGAAGTCGCGCTCGGCGCGCTGCACCCGCGTGAACTCGTCCGGTACTCCGCTCCCCACCCGCACCACCCGCGCCTCGGGGCTCACGATGTCGCGCAGCTGCTCCTCCATCCAGCGCGACGTGGTGCTGATCCACCGCGCCTGCCGCAGCCCCGCGTTCTCCGCGGCGGTGACCGCGCGCCCCAGCGGCTTGCCGAAGCGGTCGCCCGC encodes:
- the greA gene encoding transcription elongation factor GreA; translation: MLEELKNKLGEEIERLTHELQVTLPQAIKKAVEHGDLRENSEYKAALERQQFVQARLNHLTRRAGELSKIDMSQIPSDRIGFGSRVTVVDMRTREEETYSLVFGDYIDIDSGQISVASPLGQALMGKKKGETVSLTLPRGERKLKIKSMTTLAQMAESKEDEG
- a CDS encoding LamG-like jellyroll fold domain-containing protein — protein: MIAHLRFGGCALLLAAAACKGGTTSEPPGPPVEVRAVAGASASAPFASDVAVPLTARVLDARGKGVPGVTVEWSASSGTVTPAQVVSGADGSVSASWTPATAIGQYTVSATAVTTAGPRSATFSVAALAPRALRFDGVDDYVQVPNSPTIAPGTGDFTWEIWLKRDRTGTREDVMTRKDVFADSEHDVAIYFDEFDRVNAFARDHPNSNTTIVTSTARVGTDWTHVAIVRSFAAFHLYVNGVLQRTGFASFILTTNGPLRIGANRVNNTGPDGAPVFAFAGLVHEVRVWRSARTADQIAEAARGCVARQQFGLIADYRFDEGAGTIVRDASGSGNDGTLRNGPTWVPGANRCA
- a CDS encoding methyltransferase domain-containing protein, producing MHKNSTRLFQHYAKSFFTPGARVLEIGPDRHPSTYRSLLEAEFACWDTLDAFPRTDVPLTYLAKSEYEFPVADDSYDIVFSAQVIEHVRKIWRWMPELSRVCRPGGVVITINPVSWHYHESPVDCWRIYPEGMRALSDDAGLDVVLSEWGSIEMQGIEKRAPRLVRKQQVFQRLSGLIGMLNATVKFPVEAAYDTITVARKRPPP
- a CDS encoding lysylphosphatidylglycerol synthase domain-containing protein, translating into MTISPKVRRWLAAALVLAAAAFIVRRIVRDMDQLRTFEWTLRPGLLVLSVLLLSVVLLWGVVVWRLVLRTCGLRVPFRPLARAWFLSNLSRYIPGVVWQFLTLAQLGPAVGLTPAITVMSLLVQMGFLLLSAGAVGVWLLPLELAGVLAPFLPALRWMAPLTLLAVHPRVIAAGLRVAGRVTKREMPRWEGSWLGGLGILLLSALSWCLYGGAFYLFLSAFVTLPLSALGAVTAMNALAFIVGYVVVIAPAGAGFKEGALALLLAGLVPPGVGAALAVAARLWTIVGEALPALLLAARRRATE
- a CDS encoding YfhO family protein, with the translated sequence MAFVAGLAFQFTGILMSWVFAGHEGRIIVGSFAPLAFYFVHMGVRTRRVAPFVGLAFCISCSLLSFQLQTAYYLLIAVAIWAAFCMWHLGSFQRRPVALRTLAYGVLAIAFAFVSASVILLPFLDYVDQSPRGGGGRGYEYATSYAFPPREITALAVPEEVGFIGTYTGTNPLKLHTEYMGATVLLLVALGFRYSRRNRYFWFFFGLALFTLSIAFGGHTPIYRLWYEILPGTKKFRAPSVSLFLLSMSMVAMATVTLEALASMLDARNARRTLRASTEPDPQMAPALWIMAGVVGVGVVLGIMASSPAPGAQGPGPGGLAFRFALFAAAIAGVLWAWMGGRMGRAIVPVLAFLTVLDLWIVDRKFFETVPPPEAMFAADDVVEFLKSQQGRDRVFVLPVPPEGVYRGQINNYLMRFNLDQAAGEHGNQLQRWNQLLGAGEQTYVDYHNFLGAPGILRASNIRWLIAGVELQGMREAYRGSALVYENPNALPRAYLVPRAVSAPGESALPQMERPDWDAAEVAYVDGSVQLPEGPLTSTVQVQRYEPNRVEVSTSANRAALLVLADNWYQDWKVRVDGREAELLRTNHTLRGVVVPAGAHRVTFTFEPAALYTGWYLYLACMAIFAAYGLYLLATHFRGRRARPAPAE
- a CDS encoding glycosyltransferase family 4 protein; this encodes MSARMGVLHFIYDDPANPWVGGGGAHRVREIYRRLTDQVDAVVVTGNFPGARDETVDGVRYARLGAARPYSWSRLTYAASASRLLAAGGYDAAIFDFSVYTPILLPRGRPAGLVVHMLHGPTAGDRFGKPLGRAVTAAENAGLRQARWISTTSRWMEEQLRDIVSPEARVVRVGSGVPDEFTRVQRAERDFLLYYGRFDLYQKGIDTVLDSFARIAPQRPDLRLVLAGRGKDEGRVRELAAGLGLGERVEIRAGAERAEVLELLSGALLLLMPSRVEGLPMVPAEAMAAGVPVVAADVAAVGEVVAPPAGGVLVPPDDAEALARAALELLDDTQRRARVSATARESARRFSWDNVASAHLEFLEAIAAAAPPHAREIRR